The proteins below come from a single Serpentinimonas raichei genomic window:
- a CDS encoding ribonucleotide-diphosphate reductase subunit beta codes for MLNWDDHPEPALQLVPHTPAQPATAVAAHPTAAPVSAPTHQRINAADKRIINGQTDVNQLVPFKYKWAWEKYLASCANHWMPQEVNMSRDIALWKDPNGLTEDERRIIKRNLGFFVTADSLAANNIVLGTYRHITAPECRQFLLRQAFEEAIHTHAYQYIVESLGLDEGEIFNAYHEIPSIRAKDEFLLPYIDTIMDPAFVTGTPEADQRLLKSLIVFACLMEGLFFYVGFAQILSMGRQNKMTGAAEQYQYILRDESMHCNFGIDLINQLKLENPHLWTPAFKAEIKALFEQAVELEYRYAEDTMPRGVLGLNASMFKGYLRYIANRRATQIGLEALYPNEENPFPWMSEMIDLKKERNFFETRVIEYQTGGALSWD; via the coding sequence ATGCTAAACTGGGACGATCACCCCGAACCGGCCCTGCAACTGGTGCCACACACACCCGCCCAGCCTGCCACCGCTGTGGCGGCGCACCCGACAGCGGCGCCTGTCTCCGCCCCCACGCACCAGCGCATCAACGCCGCCGACAAGCGCATCATCAACGGCCAGACCGACGTGAATCAACTGGTGCCCTTCAAATACAAATGGGCCTGGGAGAAGTACCTCGCCTCCTGCGCCAACCACTGGATGCCGCAAGAAGTGAATATGAGCCGCGACATCGCGCTCTGGAAAGACCCGAACGGCCTGACCGAAGACGAGCGCCGCATCATCAAGCGCAACCTAGGCTTTTTCGTCACCGCCGACTCGCTGGCGGCCAACAACATCGTGCTGGGCACCTACCGCCACATCACCGCGCCCGAGTGCCGCCAGTTTTTGCTGCGCCAGGCCTTCGAAGAGGCCATCCACACCCACGCCTACCAGTACATCGTCGAGAGCCTGGGGCTGGACGAAGGCGAGATCTTCAACGCCTACCACGAGATCCCCTCAATCCGCGCCAAAGACGAGTTCCTGCTGCCCTACATCGACACCATCATGGACCCGGCCTTTGTCACCGGCACGCCCGAGGCGGACCAGAGGCTACTGAAAAGCCTGATCGTCTTTGCCTGCCTAATGGAGGGGCTGTTTTTCTACGTCGGCTTTGCGCAAATCCTCTCCATGGGGCGGCAAAACAAGATGACCGGCGCCGCCGAGCAGTACCAGTACATCCTGCGCGACGAATCGATGCACTGCAACTTTGGCATCGACCTCATCAACCAGCTCAAGCTGGAAAACCCGCACCTCTGGACCCCCGCCTTCAAGGCCGAGATCAAGGCGCTGTTCGAGCAGGCGGTCGAGCTCGAGTACCGCTACGCCGAAGACACCATGCCGCGCGGGGTGCTGGGGCTGAACGCCTCCATGTTCAAGGGCTATTTGCGCTACATCGCCAACCGGCGCGCGACCCAGATCGGGCTCGAAGCGCTGTACCCGAACGAGGAAAACCCCTTTCCGTGGATGAGCGAAATGATAGACTTGAAGAAGGAGCGCAATTTCTTCGAGACGCGCGTGATCGAGTACCAGACGGGCGGCGCCCTGTCGTGGGATTGA
- a CDS encoding carbohydrate kinase family protein, with protein sequence MTILVCGSLAFDTIMTFEGRFAEQILPEQLHILNVSFLVPALRREYGGCAGNIAYGLRQLGVQVRPVAALGNDGQDYLERMQELGIDTSAVQWVSQHYTAQAMIMTDGDNNQITAFHPGAMALAHQNPIAAAPEARIAIVSPDGRQAMIEHAEQLHALGVPFVFDPGQGLPMFDGPELLRFIELADWAALNDYEARMLSERTGLGYAELSQRLRGLVVTLAEQGCDVWQQGLCSRVPGVAAREVQDPTGCGDALRAGLLYGLAQGWDVQRSAELGNRMGAEKIASRGGQNYRFKL encoded by the coding sequence ATGACCATCCTCGTTTGCGGCTCGCTGGCCTTTGACACCATCATGACTTTCGAGGGCCGCTTTGCCGAGCAAATTCTGCCCGAGCAGTTGCACATCCTCAACGTCTCCTTTCTGGTGCCGGCCCTGCGGCGCGAGTACGGCGGCTGCGCCGGCAACATCGCCTACGGTTTGCGCCAGTTGGGGGTGCAGGTGCGCCCGGTGGCGGCGTTGGGCAACGACGGGCAAGATTACTTGGAGCGGATGCAGGAGCTGGGCATCGACACCAGCGCGGTGCAATGGGTGAGCCAGCACTACACCGCGCAGGCCATGATCATGACCGACGGCGACAACAACCAAATCACCGCCTTTCACCCCGGCGCGATGGCGCTGGCACACCAGAACCCGATCGCAGCGGCACCAGAGGCGCGCATTGCCATCGTCTCGCCCGACGGGCGCCAAGCGATGATCGAGCACGCCGAGCAGTTGCACGCGCTCGGGGTGCCCTTTGTGTTCGACCCTGGTCAAGGGCTGCCGATGTTCGACGGCCCCGAACTGCTGCGCTTCATCGAGCTGGCCGACTGGGCCGCCCTTAACGACTACGAAGCGCGCATGTTGAGCGAGCGCACTGGCCTCGGTTACGCCGAGTTGTCGCAGCGGCTGCGCGGGCTGGTGGTCACGCTGGCCGAGCAGGGCTGCGATGTGTGGCAACAAGGCCTATGCAGCCGCGTGCCCGGGGTGGCAGCACGCGAGGTGCAAGACCCGACCGGCTGTGGCGACGCGCTGCGCGCCGGTTTGCTGTATGGCTTGGCACAGGGCTGGGATGTGCAGCGCAGCGCGGAACTGGGCAACCGCATGGGGGCCGAAAAAATCGCCTCCAGGGGTGGTCAGAACTACCGCTTCAAGCTCTGA
- the accC gene encoding acetyl-CoA carboxylase biotin carboxylase subunit: MFKKILVANRGEIALRIQRACRELGVKAVMVYSEADRDAKYVKLADEAVCIGPPPSALSYLNMPAIISAAEVTDAEAIHPGYGFLSENADFAERVEKSGFVFIGPTPEAIRTMGDKVAAKQAMIRAGVPCVPGSEGALPDDAAEVKRIARAIGYPVIVKAAGGGGGRGMRVVHTEAALLHAVQTTKAEAGAAFGNPEVYLEKFLQNPRHIEIQVLADNYRNAVYLHERDCSMQRRHQKVIEEAPAPGIARRLIERIGDRCAAACKKIGYRGAGTFEFLYENGEFYFIEMNTRVQVEHPVTEAVTGIDIVRQQIAIAAGEKLPFTQRQIELRGHAIECRINAEDPYKFTPSPGRISAWHAPGGPGVRVDSHIYTHYMVPPNYDSMIGKIIAHGDTREQALARMRSALSETVIEGIKTNIALHREIMVDANFEAGGTNIHYLEAWLAQRER, from the coding sequence ATGTTCAAAAAAATCCTGGTCGCCAACCGTGGCGAAATCGCCCTGCGCATCCAGCGCGCCTGCCGCGAACTGGGCGTCAAGGCGGTGATGGTCTATTCCGAGGCCGACCGCGACGCCAAATACGTCAAGCTGGCCGACGAAGCGGTGTGCATCGGCCCGCCGCCTTCGGCTTTGAGCTACCTGAACATGCCCGCCATCATTTCGGCGGCCGAAGTCACCGACGCCGAGGCCATCCATCCCGGCTACGGTTTCTTGAGCGAAAACGCCGACTTTGCCGAGCGGGTGGAAAAAAGCGGCTTCGTCTTCATCGGCCCCACGCCGGAGGCGATCCGCACCATGGGCGACAAGGTGGCCGCCAAGCAGGCCATGATCCGCGCCGGTGTGCCTTGCGTGCCGGGCTCCGAAGGCGCGCTGCCCGACGATGCGGCCGAGGTCAAGCGCATTGCGCGCGCCATCGGCTACCCGGTCATCGTCAAGGCAGCGGGCGGCGGCGGCGGGCGCGGCATGCGCGTGGTGCACACCGAAGCGGCGCTGCTGCACGCCGTTCAGACCACCAAGGCCGAAGCCGGGGCCGCCTTTGGCAACCCCGAGGTCTATCTGGAGAAATTCCTGCAAAACCCGCGCCACATCGAAATCCAGGTGCTGGCCGACAACTACCGCAACGCGGTCTATCTGCACGAGCGCGACTGCTCCATGCAGCGGCGGCACCAAAAGGTGATCGAAGAAGCCCCAGCACCCGGCATCGCGCGGCGCCTGATCGAGCGCATCGGCGACCGCTGCGCGGCGGCGTGCAAGAAAATCGGCTACCGCGGCGCCGGCACCTTCGAGTTTTTGTACGAGAACGGCGAGTTCTACTTCATCGAGATGAATACCCGGGTGCAAGTCGAGCACCCCGTCACCGAGGCCGTGACCGGCATCGACATCGTGCGCCAGCAGATCGCCATTGCAGCGGGCGAGAAACTGCCCTTTACGCAGCGCCAGATCGAGCTGCGCGGGCACGCCATCGAGTGCCGCATCAACGCCGAAGACCCCTACAAGTTCACCCCCTCGCCCGGGCGCATCAGCGCCTGGCACGCGCCCGGTGGGCCTGGGGTGCGGGTCGATTCGCACATCTACACCCATTACATGGTGCCGCCCAACTACGATTCGATGATCGGCAAGATCATTGCGCACGGCGACACGCGCGAGCAGGCGCTGGCGCGCATGCGCTCGGCCCTCTCCGAGACCGTGATCGAGGGCATCAAGACCAACATCGCCTTGCACCGCGAGATCATGGTGGACGCCAATTTCGAGGCCGGCGGCACCAACATCCACTACCTCGAAGCCTGGTTGGCACAGCGTGAGCGCTAA
- the prmA gene encoding 50S ribosomal protein L11 methyltransferase: MFELLLQAPEAQVEALSEALDALDALSVSVTDADAQTPVEQALFGEPGLPAPKAGWQRSLVQALFASEAAACEAQQLLRAQDFFEGCEVCALRPVADTDWVRLTQTQFEPVPITPSFWIVPSWHEVPAAALQVIRLDPGQAFGTGTHPTTRMCLRWIAQQPLAGLRVLDYGCGSGILAIAAAKFAAPLVDAVDIDPVAVQTAQFNAVHNQVQLQTGLPDLAQGPYDVVLANILATPLKLMAPLLAGLVGRAGHLVLSGILERQASELQAAYAPWLSLQIADAEDGWVLLTARAP, from the coding sequence CTGTTCGAGCTGCTGTTGCAGGCCCCCGAGGCGCAGGTCGAGGCGCTGAGCGAGGCGCTGGATGCGCTGGATGCGCTCAGCGTCTCGGTCACCGACGCCGACGCCCAGACCCCGGTCGAGCAGGCGCTGTTTGGCGAGCCGGGTCTGCCGGCGCCCAAGGCCGGCTGGCAGCGCTCGCTGGTGCAGGCGCTGTTTGCCAGCGAAGCGGCGGCTTGCGAAGCGCAGCAGTTGCTGCGGGCGCAAGATTTTTTCGAGGGTTGCGAGGTGTGTGCGCTGCGCCCAGTGGCTGATACCGACTGGGTGCGTCTGACGCAAACCCAATTCGAGCCGGTGCCCATCACGCCCAGCTTCTGGATCGTGCCCAGTTGGCACGAGGTGCCCGCGGCCGCGCTGCAGGTGATCCGGCTCGATCCGGGGCAGGCCTTTGGCACCGGCACCCACCCGACCACCCGCATGTGCCTGCGCTGGATCGCGCAGCAACCGCTGGCGGGCCTGCGGGTGCTCGATTACGGCTGCGGTTCGGGCATTTTGGCTATTGCGGCGGCCAAGTTTGCTGCCCCTCTTGTGGATGCGGTGGACATCGACCCGGTGGCGGTGCAAACGGCACAGTTCAACGCCGTGCACAACCAGGTGCAGTTGCAAACCGGTTTGCCCGATCTGGCGCAAGGCCCCTACGACGTGGTGTTGGCCAACATCTTGGCCACGCCCCTCAAGCTGATGGCGCCGCTGTTGGCTGGTTTGGTTGGGCGTGCCGGCCACTTGGTGCTGTCGGGGATCTTGGAGCGCCAGGCCAGCGAGTTGCAAGCCGCCTACGCGCCGTGGCTGTCGTTGCAGATTGCCGATGCCGAAGACGGCTGGGTTCTGTTGACGGCGCGCGCGCCCTGA
- a CDS encoding type II secretion system F family protein: protein MATATTKGIKEFVFEWEGKDRNGKPVRGEVRAAGENQVQATLRRQGVLVQKVKKRRTASTKRIKPKDIAIFTRQLATMMKAGVPLLQSFDIVGRGNPNPSVNKLLNQIRTDVETGTSLSAAFRKHPMYFNALYCNLVEAGEAAGILEDLLDRLASYMEKTEAIKSKVKSALMYPTAVVVVAFIVVVVIMIFVIPAFEEVFSSFGADLPAPTMLVIAISDFFVAYWWIVFGALGGGGYFFMQAWKRNVKVQRVMDRLLLKMPVFGTLVEKSTVARWTRTLSTMFAAGVPLVEALDSVGGASGNSLYADATTQIQREISTGTSLTMAMNNARIFPSMVLQMTAIGEESGALDHMLGKAADFYEQEVDDMVAGLSSLMEPIIIVVLGVIIGGIVVSMYLPIFQLGQVV, encoded by the coding sequence ATGGCAACGGCGACCACCAAGGGCATCAAAGAATTTGTATTTGAGTGGGAGGGCAAAGACCGCAATGGCAAACCCGTGCGGGGTGAGGTGCGCGCCGCCGGTGAAAACCAGGTGCAAGCCACGCTGCGCCGCCAGGGCGTGCTGGTGCAAAAGGTTAAAAAACGCCGCACCGCCTCGACCAAGCGCATAAAACCCAAAGACATCGCCATTTTTACGCGCCAACTGGCCACCATGATGAAAGCCGGCGTGCCGCTGCTGCAATCCTTTGACATCGTCGGGCGCGGCAACCCCAACCCGAGTGTGAACAAGCTGCTCAACCAGATTCGCACCGATGTGGAAACCGGCACCTCGCTCAGCGCCGCCTTTCGCAAGCATCCGATGTACTTCAACGCGCTCTACTGCAACTTGGTGGAAGCGGGCGAGGCGGCCGGCATTCTGGAAGATCTGCTGGACCGGCTGGCCAGCTACATGGAAAAAACCGAGGCCATCAAGAGCAAGGTCAAGTCGGCCCTGATGTACCCTACGGCGGTGGTCGTGGTCGCCTTCATCGTGGTGGTGGTGATCATGATCTTTGTCATCCCGGCCTTCGAGGAGGTGTTCTCATCCTTTGGCGCTGATCTGCCGGCACCGACCATGCTGGTGATCGCCATCAGCGATTTTTTCGTGGCTTACTGGTGGATTGTTTTTGGCGCTCTGGGCGGCGGGGGTTACTTTTTCATGCAAGCCTGGAAGCGCAACGTCAAAGTGCAGCGGGTGATGGACCGGCTGCTGCTGAAAATGCCGGTTTTTGGCACGCTGGTAGAAAAGTCCACCGTGGCGCGCTGGACCCGCACCCTGTCCACCATGTTCGCCGCCGGGGTGCCGCTGGTGGAGGCGCTCGATTCCGTCGGCGGGGCTTCGGGCAACAGCCTGTATGCCGACGCTACCACGCAAATCCAGCGCGAAATCTCCACTGGCACCAGCCTGACCATGGCCATGAACAATGCCCGCATCTTCCCCTCCATGGTGCTGCAGATGACCGCCATTGGCGAAGAATCGGGCGCACTCGACCACATGCTGGGCAAGGCGGCCGACTTTTATGAGCAGGAAGTCGATGACATGGTGGCCGGCCTCTCGAGCCTGATGGAGCCCATCATCATCGTGGTGCTGGGGGTGATCATCGGCGGCATCGTGGTCTCGATGTACCTGCCGATCTTCCAACTCGGGCAGGTGGTCTGA
- a CDS encoding DUF3426 domain-containing protein translates to MSFITRCPACATTFKVVSDQLKISDGWVRCGQCGHIFDAHLDLQPWVPGLDQVAAKRSAAQQEAQPDQQAAHTEPAAGHAAAKPQPLAALQPDALPEPPVPEPSVPEPKVAEPPVPARPESPLASLLPEPEPEPEPEPEPEPEPSPVLDEPDRALPPLPSFVRKAQRQAFWRRPAARLLLVATVTVLALLLGLQAAHQWRAPLAREVPAVKPVLEALCQTFECQQTLPASPNDVVIDSSVLLRLGPGLYGFQLVLRNQSALEVASPAIELTLTDIHDQVLVRRVLLPHEWPRPTATLPAGAEWSLQFELAFEGIEGRVMTGYRAILFYP, encoded by the coding sequence ATGAGCTTCATCACCCGTTGCCCAGCCTGTGCGACCACCTTCAAGGTGGTGTCCGACCAGCTAAAAATTTCCGACGGCTGGGTGCGTTGTGGCCAGTGCGGGCATATTTTTGATGCCCACCTCGATTTGCAGCCTTGGGTGCCCGGGCTCGATCAGGTCGCTGCCAAGCGTTCTGCAGCTCAGCAAGAAGCCCAACCCGATCAGCAGGCGGCGCACACCGAGCCTGCGGCGGGGCACGCTGCTGCAAAGCCGCAGCCCCTGGCAGCGCTGCAGCCCGATGCCCTGCCCGAGCCGCCGGTGCCTGAGCCTTCGGTTCCAGAGCCGAAGGTCGCAGAGCCGCCGGTGCCAGCACGGCCCGAATCCCCGCTAGCGTCGCTGTTGCCCGAGCCCGAGCCCGAGCCCGAACCCGAACCCGAACCCGAACCCGAACCGAGCCCCGTCTTGGATGAGCCTGACCGCGCTTTGCCACCGCTGCCCTCCTTTGTGCGCAAGGCGCAACGCCAAGCCTTCTGGCGGCGCCCTGCCGCTCGGCTGCTGCTGGTTGCCACGGTGACGGTGCTGGCGCTGTTGCTGGGCCTGCAAGCGGCCCACCAGTGGCGGGCGCCGCTGGCGCGCGAGGTTCCCGCAGTCAAGCCGGTGCTCGAGGCCCTGTGCCAGACCTTTGAATGCCAGCAGACCTTGCCTGCCAGCCCCAACGACGTGGTGATCGACAGCTCGGTGCTATTGCGCCTAGGCCCCGGCCTGTACGGTTTTCAACTGGTGCTGCGCAACCAGTCGGCGCTGGAAGTGGCCAGCCCGGCGATTGAACTCACCCTGACCGACATTCACGACCAGGTGCTGGTGCGCCGGGTGCTGCTGCCGCACGAATGGCCGCGCCCCACCGCCACCTTGCCCGCCGGCGCCGAGTGGTCGCTGCAATTCGAGCTCGCCTTTGAGGGCATCGAAGGGCGCGTCATGACCGGCTACCGCGCCATCTTGTTTTACCCCTGA
- the accB gene encoding acetyl-CoA carboxylase biotin carboxyl carrier protein: protein MDLRKLKTLIDLVSESNVSELEITEAEGKVRIVKSPPVAPQPVPAPVATAALAPAVIPVAPAAPSSSAEMPAQPVPAAPQGVVLKSPMVGTFYRAASPGAKPFVEIGQVVKVGEAVCIVEAMKILNEIEAEHAGTVTQILAENGQAVEYGQPLFVLE, encoded by the coding sequence ATGGATTTGCGCAAACTCAAGACCCTGATCGACCTCGTTTCCGAGTCGAATGTATCCGAACTCGAGATCACCGAGGCCGAGGGCAAGGTGCGCATCGTCAAGAGCCCGCCCGTCGCACCCCAGCCGGTTCCGGCACCCGTTGCCACGGCTGCGCTGGCCCCAGCGGTCATCCCGGTGGCGCCCGCCGCGCCCAGCAGCAGCGCCGAGATGCCGGCGCAGCCTGTCCCGGCTGCGCCCCAGGGCGTGGTGCTGAAATCGCCCATGGTCGGCACGTTTTACCGGGCCGCCAGCCCAGGGGCCAAGCCCTTTGTCGAAATCGGGCAGGTGGTCAAGGTGGGCGAAGCGGTGTGCATCGTGGAGGCCATGAAAATCCTCAATGAGATCGAAGCCGAGCATGCCGGCACGGTGACCCAGATTTTGGCCGAAAACGGTCAGGCCGTCGAATACGGGCAGCCCTTGTTCGTGCTCGAGTGA
- the hemP gene encoding hemin uptake protein HemP yields MHSAPCPSLASPAALRHNAAPVRRLSFAQLSAGAREVLIEHAGQVYRLSLTAQNKLILTK; encoded by the coding sequence ATGCACTCCGCTCCCTGCCCTTCTCTTGCCAGCCCAGCGGCGCTTCGCCACAACGCCGCACCCGTGCGCCGCCTGTCCTTTGCACAGTTGAGCGCCGGCGCGCGCGAGGTTCTGATCGAACACGCCGGACAGGTTTACCGCCTGAGCCTGACGGCGCAAAACAAACTGATTTTGACCAAGTAA
- the pilB gene encoding type IV-A pilus assembly ATPase PilB, which produces MIDTEAPVSSMALPGLARALVAAGTLTQQSAEGLYAKAQAHKSSFIAELVGSGALSASDLAHTMSSTFAVPLIDLDAIDVQRLPKGVLDPKFAKQYRIVVLSRRGNRISVATADPTHTEVAEKIKFTTQLSVDWVIAELDKLGKLIDSTSASASEAIEHIVGGDFEFDDGAIELATAESSEKVSAEVEDAPVVRFLHKMLLDAYTMRASDLHFEPYEHFYRVRFRIDGELREIASPPVALKEKLASRIKVISKLDIAEKRVPQDGRMKLKVGPDKSIDFRVSTLPTLFGEKIVIRILDPSSAQMGIDALGYEADEKALLLEAISRPYGMVLVTGPTGSGKTVSLYTCLNILNQPGVNISTAEDPSEINLPGVNQVNVNEKAGLTFAAALKSFLRQDPDIIMVGEIRDLETADIAIKAAQTGHLVLSTLHTNDAPGTLTRLINMGVLPFNIASSVNLVTAQRLARRLCKQCKQPHEDLPELALLEAGFKPEELDGSWKPYRPVGCPACHNGYKGRLGIYQVMPISEAMQHIILRGGSALEIQAQARREGIRTLRESGLRKVKLGLTSLEEVLGCTND; this is translated from the coding sequence ATGATCGACACCGAAGCCCCCGTCTCCTCTATGGCCTTGCCAGGGCTGGCGCGCGCCTTGGTGGCCGCCGGCACCCTGACCCAGCAAAGCGCCGAAGGTCTGTACGCCAAGGCCCAGGCCCACAAAAGCAGCTTCATTGCCGAACTGGTGGGCAGCGGCGCCTTGAGCGCCAGCGATTTGGCGCACACCATGTCGAGCACCTTTGCCGTGCCGCTGATCGACCTCGACGCCATCGACGTGCAGCGTCTGCCCAAAGGCGTGCTCGACCCCAAGTTTGCCAAGCAATACCGCATTGTGGTGTTGAGCCGCCGTGGCAACCGCATCTCAGTGGCCACGGCCGACCCCACCCACACCGAAGTGGCTGAAAAAATCAAGTTCACCACCCAGCTTTCGGTGGACTGGGTGATCGCCGAACTCGACAAACTGGGCAAATTGATCGACAGCACCAGCGCCAGCGCCAGCGAAGCGATCGAACACATCGTGGGCGGCGATTTTGAATTCGACGACGGCGCGATTGAATTGGCTACCGCCGAGAGCAGCGAGAAAGTCTCGGCCGAGGTCGAAGACGCGCCGGTGGTGCGTTTTTTGCACAAAATGCTGCTCGATGCCTACACGATGCGGGCATCCGACCTGCATTTCGAGCCCTATGAGCACTTTTACCGGGTGCGCTTTCGCATCGACGGTGAGCTGCGCGAAATCGCCTCCCCACCGGTGGCCCTAAAAGAAAAGCTGGCTTCGCGCATCAAAGTCATCTCAAAACTCGATATCGCAGAAAAACGCGTGCCGCAAGACGGGCGCATGAAACTCAAGGTCGGGCCCGATAAATCGATCGATTTTCGCGTCAGCACCCTGCCCACGCTGTTTGGCGAAAAGATCGTCATCCGCATTCTGGACCCGAGCAGCGCCCAAATGGGCATCGACGCGCTGGGCTACGAAGCTGACGAAAAGGCCCTGCTGCTGGAGGCCATCAGCCGCCCCTACGGCATGGTGCTGGTGACCGGCCCCACCGGATCGGGCAAAACGGTGTCGCTCTACACCTGCCTCAACATCCTGAATCAGCCCGGAGTCAACATCTCGACCGCCGAAGACCCCTCGGAGATCAACCTGCCCGGGGTGAATCAGGTCAACGTCAACGAGAAGGCGGGCCTCACATTCGCGGCGGCGCTCAAGTCGTTTTTGCGCCAAGACCCCGACATCATCATGGTCGGAGAAATCCGCGACCTCGAAACCGCCGACATCGCCATCAAGGCGGCCCAGACCGGCCACTTGGTGCTCTCGACCTTGCACACCAACGACGCCCCCGGCACCCTGACGCGCCTGATCAATATGGGTGTGCTGCCGTTCAACATCGCCTCCAGCGTGAACTTGGTCACGGCGCAGCGGCTGGCGCGGCGACTGTGCAAACAATGCAAGCAACCGCACGAAGATTTGCCCGAACTGGCGTTGCTGGAGGCCGGCTTCAAGCCCGAAGAGCTCGACGGCAGTTGGAAACCCTACCGTCCCGTGGGCTGCCCGGCCTGCCACAATGGCTACAAGGGGCGGCTTGGCATTTATCAGGTGATGCCGATCAGCGAAGCCATGCAGCACATTATTCTGCGCGGCGGTAGTGCGCTCGAGATTCAAGCCCAAGCGCGCCGCGAAGGCATTCGCACTTTGCGCGAATCGGGGCTGCGCAAGGTTAAACTGGGCCTTACTTCCCTCGAGGAAGTGTTGGGCTGCACCAACGATTGA